A single window of Streptococcus cristatus ATCC 51100 DNA harbors:
- the recN gene encoding DNA repair protein RecN, which translates to MLLEISIKNFAIIEEISLNFEQGMTVLTGETGAGKSIIIDAMNMMLGSRATTDVIRHGAPKAEIEGLFSLENSRALREIFEEQGWELTDELIIRREILQNGRSVSRINGQMVNLSVLKAVGQHLVDIHGQHDQEELMRPQLHIAMLDEFGSADFLHLKGRYQETFDRYRSLRKQVLTLQKNQQEHKARIEMLEFQMAEIESAALKSGEDTALHQERDRLLNHKLIADTLTNAYTMLDNEDFSSLTNVRSAMNDLESIEDYDPAYKELSGSLSETYYVLEDVSKRLEDILDGLDFDGDRLLQVESRLDLINSITRKYGGQVDDVLEYFAQISKEYSLLTGSNLSSEDMDRELKTLERELVELAQELSQARHGLAAQLEAEIKQELQELYMEKARFKVQFSKGKFNREGNEQVEFYISANPGEDFKPLVKVASGGELSRLMLAIKSAFSRKEGKTSIVFDEVDTGVSGRVAQAIAQKIYKIGSNGQVLAISHLPQVIAIADYQFFIEKISDENSTVSTVRLLTADERVQEVAKMLAGEDVTEAALTQAKELLKK; encoded by the coding sequence ATGTTATTAGAAATTTCAATTAAAAATTTTGCCATTATTGAGGAGATTTCCCTTAATTTTGAGCAAGGTATGACGGTTTTGACCGGGGAAACCGGAGCCGGCAAGTCTATTATTATTGACGCCATGAACATGATGCTAGGTAGTCGTGCGACGACGGATGTGATTCGCCATGGAGCGCCCAAAGCTGAGATAGAGGGACTTTTTTCGCTGGAAAATAGCCGAGCTTTGCGAGAGATTTTTGAGGAGCAGGGCTGGGAGCTGACCGATGAGCTGATTATCCGTCGGGAAATTCTGCAAAACGGCCGCAGTGTCAGCCGTATCAATGGCCAGATGGTTAATTTATCTGTTCTAAAGGCTGTCGGCCAGCACTTGGTGGATATCCATGGTCAGCATGATCAGGAAGAGCTGATGAGACCCCAGCTTCATATTGCCATGCTAGATGAGTTTGGCTCAGCAGACTTTTTGCATCTCAAAGGCCGCTATCAGGAAACCTTTGACCGCTATCGAAGCCTGCGTAAGCAAGTCCTGACTCTGCAGAAAAATCAGCAGGAGCATAAGGCCAGAATTGAGATGCTGGAGTTCCAGATGGCGGAGATCGAAAGTGCAGCCCTAAAAAGCGGTGAAGATACTGCCCTGCATCAGGAGCGAGATCGTTTGCTCAACCACAAGCTAATTGCCGATACGCTGACCAACGCCTATACTATGCTGGATAATGAAGACTTTTCCAGTTTGACCAATGTCCGCTCAGCTATGAATGACCTTGAGTCTATCGAGGATTACGATCCAGCCTACAAGGAACTGTCTGGTAGCTTGTCAGAGACTTATTATGTCTTGGAAGATGTCAGCAAGCGCCTAGAGGATATTTTGGATGGACTGGACTTTGACGGAGATCGGCTGCTGCAAGTGGAGAGTCGCTTAGACTTGATTAACAGCATCACCCGTAAATACGGCGGCCAAGTAGATGATGTGCTGGAATACTTTGCTCAGATTTCCAAAGAATACAGCCTTTTAACTGGCAGCAACTTGTCCTCAGAGGATATGGACCGAGAGCTGAAGACCTTGGAGAGAGAGCTGGTAGAGCTGGCCCAGGAGCTGAGTCAGGCTCGTCATGGTCTAGCAGCCCAGCTGGAAGCGGAAATCAAGCAGGAGTTGCAAGAACTTTACATGGAAAAGGCGCGCTTTAAAGTACAGTTCAGTAAGGGCAAGTTCAACCGTGAAGGAAATGAGCAAGTAGAGTTTTACATCTCAGCCAATCCGGGAGAGGATTTCAAACCTTTGGTGAAGGTTGCCTCTGGCGGCGAACTCTCCCGTCTCATGTTGGCTATCAAGTCAGCTTTTTCTCGTAAGGAAGGCAAGACCAGCATTGTTTTTGACGAAGTGGATACGGGCGTTTCTGGCCGTGTGGCTCAAGCCATCGCTCAGAAGATTTACAAGATTGGCTCCAACGGTCAAGTCTTGGCAATTTCCCATCTGCCGCAGGTCATTGCGATTGCCGATTATCAGTTCTTTATTGAGAAGATTTCGGATGAGAATTCGACCGTCTCGACGGTTCGCCTGCTGACGGCTGACGAGCGTGTTCAGGAAGTTGCTAAGATGCTGGCTGGTGAAGATGTGACGGAGGCTGCTTTGACTCAAGCCAAAGAATTATTAAAGAAATAA
- a CDS encoding metallophosphoesterase — protein MTEYFAIGDVHGKAGMLDELLQHWDGRSQLVFLGDLIDRGEDSRAVLERVKDLVDQEGAVCLSGNHEYMFLTWLDNPEKSYDHYRRNGGDTTINSLLGRPLNAPVDGVADAERVKTEAVDLVDFIRQMPFLLETEQYIFVHAGLDLELKDWRETSDYQKVWIRAPFHEGSNQTGKRIVFGHTPTFYLLHKAPGTDQLWMTEDGKIGMDGGAVYGGVLHGVLFGHNGIIEQYAIRNDGFAAED, from the coding sequence ATGACAGAATATTTTGCAATTGGTGATGTCCATGGCAAGGCTGGCATGCTTGATGAATTGCTCCAGCATTGGGACGGTCGTAGCCAACTAGTCTTTCTAGGCGATTTGATCGATCGTGGCGAAGACAGCCGAGCAGTTTTGGAGCGGGTCAAGGACTTAGTGGACCAAGAAGGAGCTGTTTGTCTGTCTGGCAATCATGAGTATATGTTTCTGACTTGGCTGGACAATCCTGAAAAGTCTTATGACCACTATCGACGCAATGGCGGAGATACGACAATTAATTCGCTTTTAGGCCGGCCTCTCAATGCTCCTGTAGATGGAGTGGCAGACGCGGAACGTGTCAAGACGGAGGCGGTAGATTTAGTAGATTTTATTCGCCAGATGCCTTTCCTATTGGAGACAGAGCAGTACATTTTTGTCCATGCCGGCCTAGATTTGGAGCTGAAAGACTGGCGAGAGACCAGTGATTATCAAAAAGTTTGGATTCGCGCGCCATTTCATGAAGGCAGCAATCAGACTGGCAAAAGGATTGTCTTTGGCCATACACCGACATTTTACCTCTTGCATAAGGCACCGGGAACTGATCAGCTATGGATGACTGAGGATGGCAAGATTGGCATGGATGGCGGAGCTGTTTATGGCGGAGTCCTCCACGGAGTTCTCTTTGGTCATAATGGCATCATAGAGCAGTATGCGATTAGAAATGACGGTTTTGCTGCGGAGGACTGA